Proteins encoded within one genomic window of Glycine soja cultivar W05 chromosome 1, ASM419377v2, whole genome shotgun sequence:
- the LOC114382557 gene encoding uncharacterized protein LOC114382557 encodes MTAEIKALESNNTWTLVPLLVGKQCISCRCFLGSLKYFLGLGIAKSSKGIVPTPRKYALSLLEDTGFLGCKPSSLPMDPNLKLSMLNGELLLDPLMYRRLLGSLMYLTISRPDITFDVNKLSQYMQNPRKPHLYVMHHLLQYIKGTLGQGLHFPTSNSFNLSAYADADWGGWLDTRRSTFGSCVFLGDALISWK; translated from the exons ATGACTGCTGAGATCAAAGCTTTGGAATCCAATAACACATGGACCTTAGTTCCCCTTCTAGTTGGAAAACAATGCATTAGCTGCAG GTGCTTCCTTGGTTCCTTGAAATATTTTCTGGGTCTGGGAATTGCAAAATCCAGCAAGGGCATTGTCCCGACTCCGCGAAAATATGCTCTTTCTCTGTTAGAAGATACTGGCTTCCTTGGCTGCAAACCATCTTCTCTTCCAATGGATCCAAATTTAAAGCTTAGCATGCTCAATGGTGAATTACTACTTGATCCCTTAATGTACAGGCGTTTACTTGGTAGCCTAATGTATCTAACTATTTCAAGGCCAGATATTACATTTGATGTTAACAAGCTAAGCCAGTACATGCAGAATCCAAGGAAACCTCATCTATATGTTATGCATCATCTTCTCCAATACATCAAAGGTACTCTAGGTCAAGGTCTTCATTTTCCAACAAGTAATTCCTTCAATTTGTCTGCCTATGCAGATGCTGATTGGGGAGGATGGTTGGACACACGCAGATCCACATTTGGTTCCTGTGTGTTTCTAGGAGATGCTTTAATATCAtggaagtaa
- the LOC114416742 gene encoding non-specific lipid-transfer protein 1-like translates to MASLKFACVVAVICMVVVITAPMTNAITCGEVARSLSPCINYLRSRRGGSPEAECCRGVTSLNRAASNTADRRTACNCLKSVAASISGLNANNAASLPGRCRVRVPYRISTSTNCNRIR, encoded by the exons ATGGCTAGCCTCAAGTTTGCATGCGTAGTTGCGGTGATATGCATGGTTGTGGTGATCACTGCACCCATGACAAATGCCATCACGTGCGGGGAAGTAGCCAGATCCCTATCTCCATGCATCAATTACCTTCGGAGCCGCCGCGGCGGATCACCGGAGGCGGAATGCTGCAGAGGAGTCACGAGCCTCAACCGCGCCGCCAGTAACACCGCCGACCGACGCACCGCGTGCAATTGCCTGAAATCCGTTGCCGCTTCTATTTCTGGTTTAAATGCCAACAACGCAGCTTCACTCCCCGGGAGATGTAGAGTCAGGGTGCCCTACAGGATCAGCACCTCCACCAACTGCAACAG GATCAGGTAA